One window from the genome of Pedobacter schmidteae encodes:
- a CDS encoding protein-disulfide reductase DsbD domain-containing protein, whose translation MKRFISMLMLCLWIGVAYGQALADLRPLKILYVGSDPSRPNPIAEAKSGWLKRAHEMEPTRMPAFKAFLEQHFKTVKVVDARDYKPVLSNDYDVTIFDGQPQPIVPEQKIKDANGRITKVIMAEYLPKNFSKPVVFISGTGGMVCSTGIKLVPECVCLGADAFNINTGHEIFKSPVPVSLTMTKKETPVVARLFGKDLPEQIPMWRVQKESVYEGTSYPPGVVYFHLGLDEPDAEFISGGVSAKDQHAAAIARHGNFLLWGFNATPPEMTEEARKVFLNSICYIKKFDGQLPVVRIVLNPYPQERAAVAMANSLVSSNGFNRYKDMWTKDAKPGQEIPVIEWDSFLQQRFDYVKSFAGIDSVNIKKDTLSIVHYLQNNLKYFNGVLGDGNGSIANGIIDQDAKSLGIANNDPRLLDACVSLLAQSKDTEKALRLLKRYTNENYSTASEWRNWLNKNRQNLFFTEAGGYKFIVAPASWKQLDKRAGNLGKVSSIAQKGLLAINCGTPDKLNPVVWGGNLVDDAEAKRKFLLLKVKLLRNWHIYSYVPEDSPFIQSQLSLTLPTGVKKLGDWQASAAKPLAGSPGVMIYEDEVTFVQELSLTKKPVKGSKATINLYYQACDASQCLPPETLTKELTF comes from the coding sequence ATGAAAAGATTCATCAGCATGCTTATGTTATGCCTGTGGATAGGCGTAGCCTATGGGCAGGCATTAGCAGATCTTAGGCCCCTAAAAATACTATATGTAGGGAGTGATCCTTCAAGGCCCAACCCCATTGCAGAGGCAAAATCTGGCTGGCTAAAAAGGGCCCATGAAATGGAGCCAACCCGAATGCCTGCTTTCAAGGCATTCCTTGAACAGCATTTCAAAACGGTAAAAGTAGTGGATGCCAGAGACTATAAGCCCGTATTATCTAACGACTACGATGTCACCATTTTTGACGGACAACCGCAGCCAATAGTTCCCGAACAAAAGATAAAGGATGCCAACGGCCGCATTACCAAAGTTATTATGGCAGAATACCTTCCAAAAAATTTTAGTAAACCTGTTGTTTTTATCAGTGGAACAGGGGGAATGGTTTGTTCAACCGGCATCAAATTGGTCCCAGAGTGTGTTTGCCTGGGCGCCGATGCATTCAATATCAATACTGGTCACGAAATATTTAAAAGTCCTGTCCCTGTATCCCTTACCATGACCAAAAAAGAGACACCGGTAGTGGCCAGGCTTTTTGGAAAAGACCTGCCCGAACAGATACCAATGTGGAGGGTGCAGAAAGAGAGTGTATATGAAGGGACCAGTTACCCACCAGGGGTCGTCTATTTTCACTTAGGACTTGACGAACCCGATGCCGAATTTATTTCTGGCGGAGTAAGTGCAAAAGACCAGCATGCGGCCGCCATCGCCAGGCATGGCAATTTCCTGCTTTGGGGCTTCAATGCTACGCCACCAGAGATGACAGAGGAAGCCAGAAAGGTATTTCTGAATTCTATTTGTTACATTAAGAAGTTTGACGGCCAACTACCGGTTGTCAGAATAGTACTAAATCCGTATCCTCAGGAGCGTGCTGCAGTCGCCATGGCCAATAGTTTGGTTTCTTCCAATGGATTTAACCGATACAAGGACATGTGGACAAAGGATGCAAAACCAGGACAAGAAATACCCGTAATTGAATGGGATAGTTTTCTTCAGCAAAGGTTTGACTATGTAAAAAGCTTTGCAGGAATAGATTCAGTGAATATTAAGAAAGATACGCTTTCAATAGTCCACTATTTGCAAAACAATTTAAAATACTTCAATGGTGTATTGGGAGATGGCAATGGCTCAATCGCCAACGGAATTATAGACCAGGATGCCAAGAGTTTGGGAATTGCCAACAATGATCCTCGTTTGTTGGATGCCTGCGTAAGCTTACTGGCACAAAGTAAAGATACCGAAAAGGCGCTGAGGCTGTTAAAAAGGTATACCAATGAAAATTACAGTACTGCCTCCGAATGGCGTAACTGGTTGAACAAAAACAGACAAAATCTCTTTTTTACCGAAGCTGGTGGATATAAATTCATCGTCGCTCCTGCATCCTGGAAGCAATTGGATAAAAGGGCAGGCAATTTGGGTAAAGTAAGCTCTATAGCACAAAAAGGCCTGTTGGCCATCAATTGCGGTACACCAGACAAGCTTAATCCCGTAGTATGGGGAGGTAACCTTGTTGACGATGCAGAAGCTAAAAGAAAATTCCTGCTCTTAAAAGTAAAATTGCTCAGGAACTGGCATATCTACAGCTATGTTCCGGAGGATTCCCCTTTTATCCAATCTCAGTTGTCGCTAACGCTCCCTACAGGAGTAAAAAAACTGGGTGATTGGCAAGCTTCTGCAGCCAAACCTTTAGCTGGGAGTCCCGGTGTAATGATTTACGAAGATGAAGTCACCTTTGTACAGGAACTATCCCTAACCAAAAAACCTGTAAAAGGGTCAAAAGCAACAATCAATTTATATTATCAGGCCTGTGATGCCAGCCAGTGCCTTCCACCCGAAACCTTAACTAAAGAACTTACATTCTAA
- a CDS encoding RagB/SusD family nutrient uptake outer membrane protein, with product MYYKRIHILKIAFLILLIPGLISCKKDFLDVVPKGVAIATKTSDYERLLNDPALNVLTRASQIVMSDELAGFAPLYVAGSGIASITDQKAFEYQDDLYLASENDSELTILERQLYTFNKVINEVMDAKEGNDAQKKALRAEALAGRAWVHFMLVNYYGKPYNAATAGADPGIPLVKVADVTQTTFTRSSVQAAYDLIIADLTEAIPDLPAQIIARQRMSKAAAEAILGKVYVYMQQFDKALPLLSSSVTHLSASSISVGLYDFNGAFSTGGSFFPLNPFTGPNRINMNTDKEVLYVKYFINFYSYILSGIPISKQTAELYASADLRLNFFTASPFPPTGVTYPNKMMRCYGRYNNMGINVPDIYLLKAECESRTGDLGSAVADLVAFRKTRMNKDVANAANVPANIASDKIALTKFILEERIREFATTGERWWDMRRLSVDETYKSTVSMVHNVYDATGNMVKSFPLKLERLTFRFPQYIMSANPGLGQNP from the coding sequence ATGTATTACAAAAGAATTCATATCCTAAAAATAGCGTTTCTTATCCTGTTGATACCAGGTCTGATATCCTGCAAGAAAGACTTCCTCGATGTTGTTCCAAAAGGGGTGGCCATAGCAACCAAAACCTCTGATTACGAACGTTTACTAAATGATCCGGCGCTGAATGTCCTTACCAGGGCTTCGCAGATCGTCATGTCGGATGAGCTGGCAGGCTTTGCCCCATTATATGTTGCTGGCTCCGGAATTGCAAGCATAACAGATCAGAAGGCCTTTGAATATCAGGACGACCTTTATTTGGCCAGCGAAAATGATTCGGAATTAACCATATTGGAGCGGCAGCTGTATACCTTCAATAAAGTCATCAATGAAGTAATGGACGCTAAAGAGGGGAACGATGCCCAGAAAAAAGCTTTGAGGGCAGAAGCACTTGCCGGCAGGGCATGGGTACATTTTATGCTGGTTAACTATTATGGCAAACCCTACAATGCGGCTACAGCCGGTGCAGACCCGGGTATCCCATTGGTGAAAGTTGCAGATGTTACACAAACGACCTTTACACGCTCGTCGGTACAGGCTGCTTACGATCTCATTATAGCCGATTTAACTGAAGCAATTCCCGATCTACCTGCACAGATCATAGCCAGACAGCGCATGTCTAAAGCTGCCGCAGAAGCAATTCTTGGAAAAGTTTATGTTTACATGCAACAATTTGACAAAGCTTTACCCTTGTTGTCCTCATCCGTAACTCATCTTTCTGCCAGCAGTATTTCGGTAGGATTGTATGATTTTAATGGAGCCTTTAGTACCGGAGGAAGCTTTTTTCCACTTAATCCATTTACCGGCCCAAACCGGATAAACATGAATACTGACAAAGAAGTACTGTATGTAAAATACTTCATAAATTTTTATAGTTATATTCTTTCCGGTATCCCTATAAGTAAACAAACTGCGGAATTGTATGCATCGGCAGATCTGCGTCTCAACTTTTTTACCGCTTCACCATTTCCTCCAACCGGGGTTACCTATCCCAATAAAATGATGAGATGCTATGGCAGATACAACAATATGGGTATTAATGTTCCAGATATTTACCTGCTTAAGGCCGAGTGCGAATCACGTACAGGCGATCTGGGCAGTGCAGTTGCCGATCTGGTTGCTTTTCGTAAAACCAGAATGAACAAGGATGTGGCAAATGCTGCAAATGTTCCAGCGAATATTGCGTCAGATAAAATAGCACTTACCAAATTTATTTTAGAAGAAAGGATACGCGAATTTGCTACCACAGGTGAGCGATGGTGGGATATGCGCCGGCTTTCTGTTGACGAAACCTACAAATCGACAGTAAGCATGGTACATAATGTGTACGACGCAACTGGAAATATGGTAAAGTCATTTCCACTGAAGCTGGAGCGTTTAACCTTCCGTTTCCCGCAGTACATTATGAGTGCAAACCCCGGATTAGGGCAAAATCCATAA